The Flaviflexus equikiangi genome contains the following window.
GCCGAGTCCGCGTGGGTCGGTGTGCGATCCCTCGAGGGCCTCTGTTCGGACGTACCCGCTCGGCCATGCGGCCACGCCCACTGTCGCCCATGGTCCGCGGGGTCCCCGGTTCGCGCCGCAGAGGGCGATGATGACGCGGCCCGTGTCTGGATCCGTGATCCGCCAGAAGTATCCTTCCATGGCGACGGTCGGATGAGAGCGGGTGGGATCTCCGAAGGGCAGATCGGCGCCTGTCGATCGGTAGCGCTGTACAAACTCCATATGCCAGTAGACCACGAGCTGATCGTCCGTGACCAGGGTCGGCAGGTCGAGAATCGATCAACCCTCCACGCTATTTAATACTAGATATTCCTGTATTATTGCGGTGGATTGGGAAAGAGGTGGTTGGGTATGCGTATCGTTATCGGTGCACCCGCGAATGGCGTGGTGCTCAAGGATGCCATCAGGACCTATGTGGAGGCCAGTGAACGCGTGTCGACGGTCGTGGATGTGTCGGATGCTGAGCTGTCCTACCCGGCGCTCTCGATTCGAGCGGCGCAGATGATCGTCGATGGAGAGGCTGATCGTGCAATCCTCGTCTGCGGGACGGGGCTCGGCACTGCCATCGCAGCCAACAAGGTCCGCGGTATCCGTGCCGTGACCGCCCACGATCTGGTCACGGCGCGGGGCGCGGTCGAGAACTATGATGCTCAGGTTCTCTGCATGGGGCAGAACGTGATCGCGCCTGCCTATGCGCTCCTCCTCGTCGATGCGTGGCTGGATGCTCGGCACGACCCTGCCGGTTCCTACGGCCCGAAGATTGACGAGATTCGAGACTATGAGGCGAGATAGCCGCAAGGAGAAAACGTGAGCGAGAAGAATGTGATCCTGACACCGGCGGAGATGGCGAGGGCCGCGGAGGATGCGGCGTTCGGGAAGGCGACCAGCAATCAGGCGAAGTCTTTCCTTCTCGCACTGACGGCCGGCGGCTACATCGCCCTCGGCTTCGTCTTCTATGTGACGAGCCAGGTCGGTGCCGGCGACATGCCCTACGGAGTTGCGAAAGTCTTGGGCGGGCTCGTGTTCTCGACAGGTCTCACCCTTGTCGTGTTGACCGGTGCGGAGCTCTTCACCTCATCGACGCTGACGCTCACGGCACGAGCCTCCGGCCGCATCACCACCTGGCAGCTCCTGCGCAACTGGATCATCGTCTACATCGGCAACCTCATCGGGGCGCTGACAATTGTCGGCCTCATCTACGGCGCGAAGACGTGGGAGCAGGCGAGCGGCGGCTGGGGAGCGGTCGTCCTCGACGTCTCCCTGAAGAAGGTCGGCCATGACTTCGGCACGGCCTTCGCTCTCGGAATCCTCTGCAATCTCATGGTCTGCCTGGCGATATGGGCGGCCTACGGAGGGCGCACCACCGTCGATAAAGTGGCGGCCGTGACGCTTCCGATCGCCCTCTTCGTCGCCTCCGGATTCGAGCACTCGGTTGCCAACATGTTCATGATCCCCCTCGGCATGCTCATCGTCACCTTCGCGGGGGATAGCTTCTGGTCGGCCTCGGGCCTCGACCCGGCCGCCTACGGGGACCTGACGTGGTCGAATTTCCTGACCGGCAACCTGCTTCCCGTCACTCTCGGCAACATTGTCGGAGGCGGCGTCATGATCGGCGTCCTCTACTGGACGATCTTCCACTTCCTCGACAAGCCCGCGGACACATCCACGGACTGAGGTCTCGCTCGGGCCGCTGCCAGGGGGGAGTCTCGGCGGGCGGGAGGTCTGGATCGGGGCGGCGTGTCAGCCGATGGTCGCGCACGCGGCTGAGAGGAGCCCTGTCATCTCGTCCGCGGTGTGAGAGCCCTTGAAGATCACGGTGCCGGGCTGGAAGGCGCGTCCGGCTGCCAGCCGATCTGCCACGACAGGGTCGTAGCCGAGACGGTCGATAAAGGATGCGACCGCGCGGGCCGCCTCCGCATCGTCGCTCGCAATCGCCAGCGCCCGGCGAGCAGGGTCGCCGGCGGGCCGCCCGTGGACCTCCATGTCCCGATAGCCGATGTGATTGAGGGACTTGACGAGACGCGCCCCGACAAGATGATCCTGGACGATCTCGCTGCTCGTACGCGGATCATTCTCGAAGTCGTCCAGTTCCCCGTCGATCGGGGCCCAATAGTTCATGACGTCGATGACGATCCGGCCCTCGAACAGGGAGGGATCGAGGCTGCGGTAGCGATGGAGGGGGATGGCGATGATGACGATGTCGGCCCGGGCCGCCTCGGCGGCCGTCGCGGGAGTCGCGCCAGGCACGATGATCTCGGTCATGAGCCGGATGCTCTCGACTGGCTTCGCCGTGGCGATCGTGACGGAGTAGCCGGCTGTGATGGCCTGGCGGGCTACGGCCGTTCCGACTCGGCCAGCGCCGAGAATGCCGATGGAAGCTGGTATCACGTCTCGTCCTCACACTCGATATATGCTGTCATGCAGACTATATTGAGAACAGAATAACGCGGATGAGACGGTTTGAGGAGCGACATGTCAGAGCACACACATGCCCCCGGTGATTTCGGATGGGCGGTCGCGACCATTCTCCGGGAGTATCAGCTGCGATTCGAGGAAGCAGTGGACTGTCTCGGGATCAGGCCCTTCCAGGTGCTGTCGACAGTCGCTCACCGGGATCCCGCCAACCAGCAGGCGCTCGGGATCCACCTCGGCATCGATCGAACCGTGTTGACGTATCTCCTTGATCGCCTCGCCGCCGACGGACTCGTCGAACGAGTCCCGATACCGACAGACCGGCGCGCGCGGAGGATCATCCTGACCGACGCTGGTCGAGACGCCCTCACTCGTGCCGAGAGCCGCGTCGCCGCCTTCGAAGCAGACATGTTGGCCAGCCTTGGAGCTGACGCGGCACAGGCGGCTGCCCTTGTCCAGGAGCTTGCCGCGGCGGTTCGCCGCCCGGGCCTGCGGGCGTGCGAGGCGATGGAGGAGCTATAGCGTCGATCCTGGGAACTGGCTGAGTTTCGAGAGCCGCTGGCTTTCGGGCGATAAGCGCTCCTTGTTACGATGTCGCATATTCGTGAAAGGGATCGATGTGACATCATCGGCTGGCTCGACACAATCGGAGCCTCCTAGTATCTGGCCGTCAACCGGCCTCCCCCTGTCAGCGCCTGAAGGACGGCGCTCATGACACCACTTCTCACACTCCTTATCGGCGTCATCGTCATCGCCCTCATCATTGCCGTCAACGGCTATTTCGTGGCGCAGGAGTTCGCCTACATGTCAGTCGACCGGGCACGCCTGGCCTCCCGGGCGGAGGCTGGCGATGCGAAGGCTGCGAAGGCGCTTCGTGTCACGTCGCGAACGTCATTCATGCTGTCCGGAGCCCAGCTCGGAATCACCGTGACGGGACTGCTCGTCGGCTATGTTGCCGAACCTCTCGTCGGCCAGTCCCTCGGCGCCCTCATGGGAGGGATCGGTGTCGAACCTGCCGTCAGCATCGCGGTCGGGACCGTGCTCGCTCTCGCCGTCTCGACCATTGTCCAGATGATCTTCGGCGAGCTCTACCCGAAAAACCTTGCGATCGCGAATCCCGAGCCCCTGGCGAAAGCCATGGCGCCCTCCACCCTTCTCTACCTCACCCTGTTCGGGTGTCTCATCTCCTTCTTCGACCATGCAGCCAACGCCCTGCTGCGGCTCTTCCGCATCGAACCGCTGGAGGACGTCGATCAGAGCGCGACGAGCAGGGATCTCGAACGCATCGTCGACGAGTCGCGGGCCACGGGTGACCTGTCACCCGACCTGTCTCTCATCCTCGATCGCATCCTCGACTTTCCTGGCCGCAATGTCGAGCACGCGATGGTGCCGCGAAACACTGTCGATGTCGTCGGCCCGTCGACGACGGCTGCTGAGGTGCGGAGGATGATGGCGGGCGCACACACCCGCTACCCGGTCGTCGACCGTGAACGTCCCATCGGCGTTGTCCACCTCATCGATATTCTTCCGCTCCCGCTGGACTCTGCCGTGACGGCAGGCGACATCATGCGCGACGCCACAGTCCTTCCCGCCCTCATGTCCCTGCCCTCGGCCCTGGAGAAACTGAGGGAATCGGGGGAGGAGTTGGCGTGCGTCGTCGATGAGCACGGCTCCTTCGACGGCATCGTCACGCTCGAGGATCTCGCGGAAGAGATCGCTGGTGAATTGACGGACGAGCATGATGACGAACTATCAGAGTCTATTGAACATGCCGGTTCGGGCTGGGAGATTTCTGGCGATGCTCATCTTGACGAGGTGGAGCGGGCGATCGGATATCGGTTGCCGCGAGGCGATTACGAAACCGTGTCCGGGCTCCTCATCGCAACCCTTGATGACCTTCCCGACGTCGGTCAGGTCGTGAGGATTGACCTCGACCCGTCTGGGCAGGACTTCCTCGAACCAGATCCGCCGACCCGCTGTCTCGAGTTCACCGTCAACTCACTCGAATGGCATGTGCCGTCGGCGACAACCGTTGTCCTGCGCGAAGGGGGAGATGCTCGATGAGCCCATGGATCACGGTGGCAGTCACGACTGCCCTGATCGTCCTCAGCGCTTTCTTCGTCGTCATCGAGTTCGCGCTCCTCGGAGCGCGGCGGCACAGGCTCGAAGAGGAGGCGCCTGCGAGTAGGCCAGCACGCGCTGCGCTGAGGGGAATGAACCAGCTGACTCTCATGCTCGCGGCAGCTCAGTTCGGCATCACTGCCTGCACGTTTGCTCTCGGTGCTGTGACAAAGCCGGCGATGGACGGG
Protein-coding sequences here:
- the focA gene encoding formate transporter FocA, with product MSEKNVILTPAEMARAAEDAAFGKATSNQAKSFLLALTAGGYIALGFVFYVTSQVGAGDMPYGVAKVLGGLVFSTGLTLVVLTGAELFTSSTLTLTARASGRITTWQLLRNWIIVYIGNLIGALTIVGLIYGAKTWEQASGGWGAVVLDVSLKKVGHDFGTAFALGILCNLMVCLAIWAAYGGRTTVDKVAAVTLPIALFVASGFEHSVANMFMIPLGMLIVTFAGDSFWSASGLDPAAYGDLTWSNFLTGNLLPVTLGNIVGGGVMIGVLYWTIFHFLDKPADTSTD
- a CDS encoding hemolysin family protein, coding for MTPLLTLLIGVIVIALIIAVNGYFVAQEFAYMSVDRARLASRAEAGDAKAAKALRVTSRTSFMLSGAQLGITVTGLLVGYVAEPLVGQSLGALMGGIGVEPAVSIAVGTVLALAVSTIVQMIFGELYPKNLAIANPEPLAKAMAPSTLLYLTLFGCLISFFDHAANALLRLFRIEPLEDVDQSATSRDLERIVDESRATGDLSPDLSLILDRILDFPGRNVEHAMVPRNTVDVVGPSTTAAEVRRMMAGAHTRYPVVDRERPIGVVHLIDILPLPLDSAVTAGDIMRDATVLPALMSLPSALEKLRESGEELACVVDEHGSFDGIVTLEDLAEEIAGELTDEHDDELSESIEHAGSGWEISGDAHLDEVERAIGYRLPRGDYETVSGLLIATLDDLPDVGQVVRIDLDPSGQDFLEPDPPTRCLEFTVNSLEWHVPSATTVVLREGGDAR
- a CDS encoding RpiB/LacA/LacB family sugar-phosphate isomerase; this translates as MRIVIGAPANGVVLKDAIRTYVEASERVSTVVDVSDAELSYPALSIRAAQMIVDGEADRAILVCGTGLGTAIAANKVRGIRAVTAHDLVTARGAVENYDAQVLCMGQNVIAPAYALLLVDAWLDARHDPAGSYGPKIDEIRDYEAR
- a CDS encoding MarR family winged helix-turn-helix transcriptional regulator; translated protein: MSEHTHAPGDFGWAVATILREYQLRFEEAVDCLGIRPFQVLSTVAHRDPANQQALGIHLGIDRTVLTYLLDRLAADGLVERVPIPTDRRARRIILTDAGRDALTRAESRVAAFEADMLASLGADAAQAAALVQELAAAVRRPGLRACEAMEEL
- a CDS encoding NADPH-dependent F420 reductase, with protein sequence MIPASIGILGAGRVGTAVARQAITAGYSVTIATAKPVESIRLMTEIIVPGATPATAAEAARADIVIIAIPLHRYRSLDPSLFEGRIVIDVMNYWAPIDGELDDFENDPRTSSEIVQDHLVGARLVKSLNHIGYRDMEVHGRPAGDPARRALAIASDDAEAARAVASFIDRLGYDPVVADRLAAGRAFQPGTVIFKGSHTADEMTGLLSAACATIG